One Peptostreptococcus equinus genomic window carries:
- the fsa gene encoding fructose-6-phosphate aldolase has product MKFFIDTANIEEIKEANELGVICGVTTNPSLIAKEGRDFSEVVQEITSIVDGPISAEVLSLDSKSMIKEGKKLAQIHENIVIKIPMCAEGLKAVKALTEEGIRTNVTLIFSASQALLAARAGATYVSPFVGRLDDISFDGLHLISEITQIFEVNYIATEVIVASVRNPLHVIEAAKLGADIATVPYKVINQMIKHPLTDKGIEGFIKDAEKASLTI; this is encoded by the coding sequence ATGAAATTTTTTATCGACACAGCTAATATTGAAGAAATCAAAGAAGCTAATGAATTAGGAGTTATATGTGGTGTTACTACAAACCCTTCACTAATAGCAAAGGAAGGAAGAGATTTTTCAGAGGTTGTACAAGAGATAACTTCAATAGTAGATGGTCCTATCAGCGCCGAAGTATTAAGTTTAGATAGTAAATCTATGATAAAAGAAGGTAAAAAACTAGCACAGATACATGAAAATATAGTTATTAAAATACCTATGTGTGCTGAGGGTTTAAAGGCAGTAAAAGCTTTGACAGAAGAAGGGATTAGAACTAATGTGACTCTAATATTTTCAGCTAGTCAAGCATTGCTAGCTGCTAGAGCAGGAGCTACGTATGTTAGTCCATTTGTAGGTAGATTAGATGATATATCATTTGATGGACTTCATTTAATAAGTGAAATTACACAGATATTTGAAGTAAACTATATAGCAACAGAGGTAATAGTAGCAAGTGTTAGAAATCCTCTTCATGTAATTGAAGCGGCTAAATTAGGTGCAGATATAGCTACTGTTCCATATAAAGTTATAAATCAAATGATTAAACATCCGCTAACAGATAAGGGAATAGAAGGATTTATTAAGGATGCAGAAAAAGCATCGTTGACAATATAA
- a CDS encoding xanthine phosphoribosyltransferase: protein MEVLKNRILIDGTVNQNNILKVDNFLNHQIDVGLLNQIGLEFKKRFSDINVDKIITIESSGIAIATITAQYFDNIPVIFAKKTKSRNLDEALYHTKVYSSSKNQDYDLMISKRYLKKGDKVIIIDDFLAKGSSVMGLMNIIKEAQVELIGVGIVIEKSYEYASMKLKEQDIRVESLACIESLENKTIRFK from the coding sequence ATGGAAGTATTAAAAAATAGAATTTTGATTGATGGTACAGTAAATCAGAATAATATTTTAAAGGTAGATAATTTTTTAAATCATCAAATTGATGTTGGGCTACTAAATCAAATTGGACTAGAGTTTAAAAAGAGATTTTCTGATATTAATGTAGATAAAATTATCACGATAGAATCATCAGGAATTGCTATAGCAACTATAACTGCTCAATATTTTGATAATATTCCAGTAATTTTCGCAAAAAAGACTAAATCAAGAAATTTGGATGAAGCTTTATATCATACTAAAGTTTATTCTTCTTCAAAAAATCAAGATTATGATTTAATGATATCAAAAAGATATCTTAAAAAGGGTGATAAGGTTATAATTATAGATGATTTTTTAGCCAAAGGCTCAAGTGTTATGGGTTTGATGAATATAATCAAAGAAGCACAGGTAGAACTAATTGGTGTGGGTATAGTAATAGAGAAGTCATACGAATATGCTAGTATGAAATTAAAAGAACAAGATATAAGGGTTGAATCACTTGCTTGTATTGAATCCTTAGAAAATAAAACTATAAGATTTAAATAA